Proteins from a genomic interval of Zingiber officinale cultivar Zhangliang chromosome 1B, Zo_v1.1, whole genome shotgun sequence:
- the LOC122039193 gene encoding uncharacterized protein LOC122039193 — MERRGGCCIGIAMYGGGGDAEAAWRMGRIMLRFRPIAPKPAAGSSEVVSAVSELSPLGRKTRRKGSGAASRGRKKRKVEAKPSPYCKDDQKASELSSSANTTTTICSPTIVTLPLMPEADERRGDTAERQRTSSGSERPLLAPGWIGCEEAAARAPWLVTAVGSWVTVESVTDTWREWEVAWRSDEAVRAALAVDECPGLISDEWNRVTWTNEAYRRMVAGDSSDEGAGGGRAEEEARVRLVARAAVPAADACRAFTCRMRVHYRKQPGRPERALSSLAAPCDVWRLDDGGRAWRIDVKAALSLSL; from the coding sequence ATGGAGCGGAGAGGCGGTTGCTGCATCGGCATCGCCATGTACGGCGGAGGCGGAGACGCCGAGGCGGCGTGGAGGATGGGTCGGATCATGCTGAGGTTCCGCCCGATCGCCCCCAAGCCGGCCGCCGGTTCCTCGGAGGTCGTCTCCGCCGTCTCTGAGTTGTCTCCTCTGGGAAGGAAAACGAGGCGGAAGGGTTCTGGCGCTGCTTCaagagggaggaagaagaggaaggtggAGGCCAAGCCATCGCCGTATTGTAAGGATGATCAGAAGGCGTCGGAGTTGTCTTCCTCCGCGAACACCACAACGACGATCTGCTCGCCCACGATCGTGACGCTCCCACTGATGCCGGAGGCGGACGAGCGGAGGGGCGACACGGCGGAGCGCCAGCGCACGTCTTCTGGATCTGAGCGTCCGCTCCTTGCGCCGGGGTGGATTGGGTGCGAGGAGGCGGCGGCGAGGGCGCCTTGGCTGGTGACGGCGGTGGGATCGTGGGTGACGGTGGAGAGCGTGACGGACACGTGGAGGGAGTGGGAGGTCGCTTGGAGGAGCGACGAGGCGGTGCGGGCGGCGCTGGCGGTGGACGAGTGCCCCGGGTTGATATCCGACGAATGGAACCGGGTCACGTGGACCAACGAAGCGTACCGGAGGATGGTGGCGGGCGACAGTTCGGACGAAGGCGCCGGCGGAGGCAGAGCGGAGGAGGAGGCGCGAGTGAGGCTGGTGGCTCGGGCGGCGGTGCCGGCGGCGGATGCGTGTCGGGCGTTCACGTGCAGGATGCGGGTTCACTACAGGAAGCAGCCCGGGAGGCCGGAGCGGGCCTTGTCGTCGCTTGCGGCTCCGTGCGACGTGTGGAGGCTGGACGACGGCGGCAGAGCGTGGAGGATCGACGTGAAGGCAGCGTTAAGTCTCAGCCTGTAG